One window of Anaerolineae bacterium genomic DNA carries:
- a CDS encoding RNA-binding protein Jag → MSDKRTSLEIIAPTVAEAIQQGLEQLGVPSNQVSIDILDEGSRGLFGIGARQARVRLTLLTPTPPPLSSPAPASEKAETSPELEQPTLMGDQTVLQQVEQIVSRLLQEMRIRAQVTASYADQPGTTTEHPIHVDIRGKDLTILIGPQAETLNALQYLVALIMGKQIGRPVPIIIDVEGYRTRRENQLRRLARKMAEQAIKTGRRQVLEPMPANERRIVHLELRDFQGVTTESVGEEPRRKVTIIPK, encoded by the coding sequence ATGAGCGATAAAAGAACCAGTCTGGAAATCATTGCTCCAACGGTTGCCGAAGCAATCCAACAAGGATTGGAACAATTAGGAGTTCCTTCCAATCAGGTAAGCATTGATATTCTTGATGAAGGAAGCCGTGGTCTGTTCGGCATTGGGGCACGTCAAGCGCGTGTGAGATTAACCCTTCTGACACCCACACCACCTCCGCTATCGTCTCCTGCTCCTGCGAGCGAGAAAGCCGAAACCTCCCCTGAATTGGAGCAACCAACCCTGATGGGAGACCAAACTGTACTCCAACAGGTTGAGCAAATCGTCTCACGCTTGTTGCAGGAGATGCGCATTCGCGCCCAGGTAACAGCCTCTTACGCCGATCAGCCAGGTACAACGACAGAGCATCCGATTCATGTTGATATACGTGGCAAAGACCTCACCATTCTGATCGGGCCTCAGGCTGAGACGTTGAATGCCCTGCAATATCTGGTTGCCCTGATCATGGGCAAACAAATCGGACGCCCTGTCCCCATTATCATCGACGTAGAAGGATACCGCACACGACGGGAAAATCAACTGCGCCGCCTGGCGCGCAAAATGGCAGAACAAGCGATCAAAACTGGTCGTCGGCAGGTGTTGGAACCAATGCCAGCCAACGAGCGGCGCATCGTTCACCTGGAATTGCGCGACTTTCAAGGCGTAACCACCGAATCGGTTGGAGAGGAACCACGGCGCAAGGTAACCATTATTCCAAAGTAA
- a CDS encoding PfkB domain protein yields the protein MYSLENPQPIDYLLVGHLTCDLVDGGSRLGGSVAYAALTAKALGMRVGIVTSFAEDLPTDQLASIPIVNLTSLTTTTFSNQETLVGRIQKIYHRAENLEYYLVPQAWRNPAILHLAPVAQEVSADFVRHFPQSFIGITPQGWLRAWDEEGSVYPAEWPEATFVLPYANATVISIEDVGGNEDVIEEISASCHILAVTESAEGSRVYWNGDVRRFRPPPNLIEVDPVGAGDIYAAAFFIRLFETRDPWEAGRFATQLASYSITRAGLDSHPTRQEIEECRIEVY from the coding sequence GTGTATTCATTAGAAAATCCGCAACCCATCGACTACCTGTTGGTAGGTCATCTTACTTGTGACCTTGTAGATGGAGGCAGTCGCCTGGGCGGCAGTGTCGCCTACGCAGCGCTGACCGCCAAAGCGCTGGGAATGCGCGTGGGTATTGTCACCTCCTTTGCCGAAGATCTGCCTACTGATCAGCTCGCCTCGATACCGATCGTTAACTTAACTTCCCTGACCACCACAACCTTTTCCAATCAAGAAACCCTTGTGGGGAGAATCCAGAAAATTTATCACCGCGCCGAAAATTTAGAATATTACCTTGTTCCTCAGGCATGGCGCAACCCAGCCATCCTTCATCTTGCTCCGGTCGCTCAAGAAGTGAGCGCCGATTTCGTCCGCCACTTTCCTCAATCCTTTATCGGAATCACGCCGCAAGGTTGGTTGCGGGCCTGGGATGAAGAGGGAAGCGTCTATCCCGCCGAATGGCCAGAAGCCACTTTTGTCCTGCCGTATGCCAATGCAACCGTGATCAGTATCGAAGATGTAGGGGGAAACGAAGATGTCATTGAAGAAATTTCAGCTTCCTGTCACATCTTAGCTGTTACCGAAAGTGCAGAAGGGTCGCGGGTTTATTGGAATGGCGATGTGCGCCGCTTTCGCCCGCCTCCTAACCTGATCGAAGTTGATCCCGTTGGAGCCGGCGACATCTATGCCGCGGCCTTCTTCATTCGACTGTTTGAGACTCGCGACCCCTGGGAGGCTGGACGATTTGCCACCCAACTGGCTTCCTACTCTATTACTCGGGCTGGTTTGGATAGCCACCCAACCCGCCAGGAGATTGAAGAATGCCGTATTGAGGTCTATTGA
- a CDS encoding Chromosome (plasmid) partitioning protein ParA gives MGRVYTFVNQKGGVGKTTSAINLGAYLGVFGQKVLIIDLDPQANATSCLNIDRQVVKGGTYQVLIGASPPESFILHNPRLKLSILPASAELAGAEIELVSEMARESKLRRAIHHLNEKYDYILIDCPPSLGLLTLNGLVAAKDGLIIPVQCEYLALEGLGRLMDTIRRVRTALFPELTIRGVLLTMFDSRTNLSNEIVEEVKRFFPNNVFQTIIPRSIRLAEAPSFGKPIVLYAPQSSGAIAYEAFTREILQGDGINLPTPFHQN, from the coding sequence ATGGGGCGAGTTTATACCTTTGTCAATCAAAAAGGAGGGGTTGGCAAAACGACTTCAGCAATCAATCTGGGGGCTTATCTTGGGGTTTTCGGTCAAAAAGTGCTGATTATTGATTTGGACCCTCAGGCTAATGCCACTTCTTGTCTGAACATCGATCGCCAGGTGGTTAAAGGTGGCACTTATCAAGTTTTGATCGGGGCATCACCGCCAGAGTCTTTCATTCTTCATAATCCTCGCCTTAAACTTTCCATTCTTCCTGCCTCGGCAGAACTGGCTGGCGCCGAGATCGAACTGGTCAGCGAGATGGCGCGCGAGAGCAAGTTGCGCCGCGCCATTCATCACTTAAACGAGAAGTACGATTATATTCTGATTGATTGCCCGCCCTCTTTGGGACTGCTGACACTCAATGGGCTGGTGGCAGCGAAAGATGGCTTGATCATCCCGGTACAGTGTGAATATCTTGCTTTGGAAGGGTTAGGGCGCCTGATGGACACGATTCGGAGGGTGCGCACCGCTTTATTTCCTGAGCTTACAATCCGGGGGGTCTTGTTAACCATGTTTGATAGCCGTACCAACCTCTCCAACGAGATCGTTGAAGAGGTCAAACGCTTTTTTCCCAACAATGTATTTCAAACCATCATTCCACGGAGCATTCGCCTTGCTGAAGCGCCATCTTTTGGAAAACCCATTGTTCTGTATGCCCCTCAGTCAAGTGGTGCGATAGCTTATGAAGCTTTCACCCGAGAAATTTTACAGGGCGACGGGATCAACCTCCCAACGCCATTTCACCAGAATTGA
- a CDS encoding Chromosome (plasmid) partitioning protein ParB, which yields MPKRTVLGRGLDALIPAGEEPGGVHLVPIERIIPNPLQPRTQIKADELAELSASIKEHGILQPIVVSYDAAQDRYILIAGERRWLAAKQAGLSSVPVIQRQVDERTRLELALVENLQREDLDPLEAAEAYQRLVEQFHLSHEQISERVGKSRVAITNTLRLLRLPEAVKDALREHQISEGHARALLALPTPQAQIALLQTILQNDLNVRQTEELVRKYLGKKPSTSRSKEIPPEISSLESQLRQALGTKVNISPRKKGGGTIIIHYYSNEELDHLLKRIISDE from the coding sequence ATGCCAAAGCGAACTGTTCTCGGCCGCGGTTTGGATGCCCTGATCCCGGCAGGTGAGGAGCCTGGTGGAGTCCATCTCGTCCCCATTGAGAGGATAATCCCTAACCCGCTGCAACCCCGCACTCAGATCAAAGCCGACGAACTGGCTGAGTTATCCGCTTCCATTAAGGAACATGGCATCTTACAGCCCATTGTGGTTAGCTATGATGCGGCGCAAGATCGATATATCCTGATTGCCGGTGAAAGACGCTGGTTAGCCGCCAAACAAGCCGGGCTGAGTAGCGTACCGGTCATCCAACGCCAGGTGGACGAGCGTACCCGTCTGGAACTGGCTCTGGTAGAAAATTTGCAACGCGAAGACCTCGACCCACTGGAAGCGGCAGAGGCCTACCAGCGTCTGGTAGAACAATTTCACCTCTCACACGAACAGATTTCGGAGCGGGTTGGAAAAAGCCGTGTGGCAATTACGAATACCTTGCGTTTATTAAGGCTTCCAGAGGCGGTGAAGGACGCCCTGCGGGAACATCAAATCAGTGAGGGACATGCACGAGCTTTGTTGGCATTACCAACGCCTCAGGCTCAAATCGCCTTGCTGCAGACCATACTTCAAAACGATCTCAATGTCCGCCAGACCGAGGAGTTAGTGCGCAAATATTTGGGGAAAAAACCTTCAACCAGCCGCAGCAAAGAAATCCCTCCGGAAATTAGCTCGCTGGAAAGCCAGTTACGTCAGGCGCTTGGCACAAAGGTCAATATCTCTCCCCGCAAAAAAGGGGGTGGCACTATCATCATTCATTACTATTCCAATGAAGAGTTGGACCACTTGCTTAAACGGATCATCTCTGACGAATAG
- a CDS encoding Exoenzymes regulatory protein AepA in lipid-linked oligosaccharide synthesis cluster has protein sequence MSKLTILYNGNMITQDQSQPRATALAILNGRILAAGQTPQILEQYRTSPFRAEFLDLQGKTVLPGFTDAHLHLQNFSLSLQKIDCETQTLEECLARVGERAKRLPAGEWILGHGWNQNRWQTGFPDALDLDGVAPHHPVYLTAKSLHAAWANSLALEKAGIHAHTPDPPGGHIHRRLDGTPSGILFENAMQLVAGYVPPPDSHQLKQAILDAQTTLYQLGITCVHDFDGKECFTTLQELHQEGLLILRVIKNLPAELMEEAIALGLRSGFGDDHLRLGSLKFFADGALGPRTAAMFEPYLGETNRGNLLLDSEALTEMGSKAIRNGWSLAVHAIGDRANHEVLNAFQNLRRIEQESTPNTVAKLRHRIEHVQVLHPQDLNRLANLHLIASMQPFHATSDMEMAERYWGQQRNRYAYAWRTQLDHGAVLAFGSDAPVEFPNPFWGIHAAVTRQRADGSPSPEGWIPEEKISLSEALHAYTAGAAYTAGQEKHLGKLIPSYYADLIVLDVDPYQVAPKDLKDLHPLATMINGEWVWREF, from the coding sequence ATGTCCAAACTTACCATCTTGTATAACGGTAACATGATTACCCAGGATCAGAGCCAGCCCAGAGCGACCGCCCTGGCAATTTTGAATGGAAGGATCCTCGCGGCAGGACAGACGCCGCAAATCCTCGAACAATACCGCACTTCTCCCTTCAGGGCCGAATTTCTCGATCTGCAGGGAAAAACTGTGCTACCGGGTTTTACGGATGCTCACCTGCACCTCCAAAACTTTAGCCTGAGCCTGCAAAAGATTGACTGTGAGACGCAAACTCTGGAAGAATGCCTGGCAAGGGTTGGAGAGCGGGCAAAAAGGCTTCCAGCCGGGGAGTGGATTTTGGGGCATGGCTGGAACCAGAATCGCTGGCAAACCGGGTTTCCAGATGCCCTTGATTTAGATGGGGTTGCCCCACACCATCCCGTCTATCTGACAGCAAAATCTCTCCACGCCGCCTGGGCAAACAGCCTCGCTTTAGAAAAAGCAGGGATTCATGCCCATACACCCGACCCACCCGGCGGTCATATTCACCGCCGTTTAGATGGAACCCCCAGTGGCATTCTCTTTGAGAATGCTATGCAACTGGTGGCGGGGTACGTCCCTCCCCCAGACAGCCACCAATTGAAGCAGGCGATTCTAGATGCTCAGACAACCCTTTACCAACTTGGGATCACCTGTGTTCACGATTTCGATGGCAAAGAGTGCTTCACAACCCTTCAGGAATTGCATCAAGAAGGACTCCTGATCCTGCGCGTAATTAAGAACCTTCCCGCCGAATTGATGGAGGAAGCCATCGCCCTGGGATTGCGATCAGGCTTCGGAGACGATCACCTCCGCCTGGGCAGTCTGAAATTTTTCGCCGATGGCGCGTTGGGTCCCCGCACCGCAGCAATGTTCGAACCCTATCTCGGCGAAACAAATCGCGGCAACCTGCTGCTGGACTCTGAAGCGCTAACCGAAATGGGCAGTAAGGCAATCCGGAACGGTTGGTCACTCGCCGTACACGCCATTGGCGACCGCGCCAACCACGAAGTACTGAATGCCTTTCAAAACCTGCGCCGTATCGAACAGGAAAGCACCCCAAACACTGTTGCAAAGTTGCGTCATCGCATCGAACACGTTCAGGTGCTGCACCCCCAAGACCTGAACCGTTTGGCAAATCTCCACCTCATTGCTTCGATGCAGCCTTTCCACGCTACTTCGGACATGGAGATGGCAGAACGGTATTGGGGTCAACAACGTAACCGCTATGCCTACGCCTGGCGCACCCAATTGGATCATGGCGCAGTACTGGCGTTTGGTTCAGATGCGCCAGTTGAGTTTCCCAATCCCTTTTGGGGCATTCACGCCGCGGTTACCCGCCAACGGGCAGATGGCAGCCCTTCACCTGAAGGCTGGATTCCCGAAGAGAAAATAAGCCTTTCGGAAGCCCTGCATGCCTACACCGCTGGTGCAGCCTACACAGCCGGTCAGGAAAAACACCTCGGCAAGCTCATCCCTTCCTATTATGCTGACCTAATCGTCCTGGATGTTGATCCCTATCAAGTCGCTCCCAAAGACCTGAAAGACCTCCATCCCCTTGCGACGATGATCAATGGAGAATGGGTCTGGAGAGAGTTTTAA